The following coding sequences lie in one Silvanigrella aquatica genomic window:
- a CDS encoding dTDP-4-dehydrorhamnose 3,5-epimerase family protein, protein MSSISGVLVEKLKQFENEKGKVLHMLRADNPNFISFGEVYFSQINPGKIKGWHKQLKMTLNYAVPVGKVKLVLYDAREDTATYKNILEIMLSQEEYYLVTIPPGIWVSFKAISDSVALLVNCATHPHSDKECEHLAIEDKQIPYNWDE, encoded by the coding sequence ATGAGTTCTATTTCTGGGGTTCTAGTTGAAAAATTAAAACAATTTGAAAATGAAAAAGGTAAAGTACTACATATGCTTCGAGCAGATAATCCAAACTTTATTTCATTTGGAGAAGTTTATTTTTCACAGATAAATCCTGGGAAAATCAAAGGATGGCATAAACAATTAAAAATGACTCTTAACTATGCGGTTCCAGTAGGAAAAGTAAAATTGGTTCTATATGATGCGAGGGAAGATACGGCAACATATAAAAATATTTTAGAAATAATGCTTTCTCAAGAGGAATATTATCTTGTCACAATTCCTCCAGGAATTTGGGTGAGTTTTAAAGCAATATCTGATAGTGTGGCCTTATTGGTCAATTGCGCAACGCATCCACATTCTGATAAGGAATGCGAACATTTAGCCATAGAGGACAAACAAATTCCATATAATTGGGATGAATAA
- a CDS encoding glycosyltransferase family 2 protein, with translation MFKNSSSKFFVSIIIPIYNDEDVIPRLINEVLIHYKNSELYEVIFIDDKSSDNSIDILNKLLLNNSYSNYKLILNQKNIGASATRNVGCKNAKGDYVAFLDSDDAWHKDKINIQIKLMQQTNSFISGTCHAIISPNRLKTEIDTIYKEDQIHFTEIKWPSILFKSPFCTPSVVIHRSVLDKYKFNENFRYSEDYDFWVRSSYEFKTIKILKNLTFTFKHDYLSNSNSLSSNLYLMQKALTLVRFNLIKDQKYSIIYKILIITSIVFEYFKFSIRFFKKFKLKTSQLVINRNLK, from the coding sequence GTGTTTAAAAATTCATCTAGTAAATTTTTTGTATCCATAATTATACCTATATATAATGATGAAGATGTCATTCCTAGATTAATTAATGAAGTGCTAATACACTATAAAAATTCGGAACTTTATGAAGTTATATTTATTGACGACAAAAGCTCTGATAATAGCATAGATATTTTAAATAAATTACTATTAAATAACAGTTATAGCAACTACAAATTAATACTTAACCAAAAAAATATTGGCGCTTCTGCAACCAGAAATGTAGGTTGTAAAAATGCAAAGGGTGACTATGTTGCATTTTTAGATAGTGATGATGCTTGGCATAAAGATAAGATAAATATTCAAATTAAGTTAATGCAACAAACAAATTCTTTTATATCTGGAACATGTCATGCTATCATTTCACCAAATAGATTAAAAACAGAAATAGATACTATCTATAAAGAAGATCAAATCCATTTTACTGAAATTAAATGGCCCAGCATATTATTTAAATCCCCTTTTTGTACCCCAAGCGTTGTTATACATAGAAGTGTATTAGATAAATATAAGTTCAATGAAAATTTCCGGTATTCTGAAGATTATGACTTTTGGGTAAGAAGCTCCTATGAATTTAAAACAATAAAAATATTAAAAAATTTAACTTTCACATTCAAACACGACTATCTTTCTAACTCGAATTCGCTAAGTTCAAATTTATATTTAATGCAAAAAGCATTAACTTTAGTAAGATTTAACTTAATAAAAGACCAAAAATATTCCATTATTTATAAAATCCTAATCATAACTTCTATTGTTTTTGAATACTTTAAATTTTCTATTCGTTTTTTTAAGAAATTTAAATTAAAAACCTCACAATTAGTAATAAATAGAAATCTAAAATAA
- a CDS encoding glycosyltransferase, producing the protein MRKNASSIFFITNLCDFFISYRIKFVEKLIEEKANINLITQFSLEKDSSFIKKVGFNSFFKILNNPNYSSIYSIIKTILFAIHFSFKSNKNNVFHIITIIPIISFGIPLRFLNRKCIFDVTGLGSVFSSSKLKHKLIRPIIMLLYKYIFSGKNSRVIVQNKDDFNIFKNTLKINSENIFLIGIGVDIYKFIYDQDLRQTDEPIILVPARLIKEKGIFEASEASKILTQKGVRHKIWFAGDIHPQNPLSLNKSDIDNIKKDSPNVVFLGQQTNMIELYKKSYIVCLPSYREGVPRVLVEASACGRPCITYDSPGCRDFVINNETGFTVPMQSIKELAEAIEILIKNPAKANFFREKAHENVMNNYTSEKISALILNVYNHI; encoded by the coding sequence TTGAGAAAAAACGCGTCATCAATATTCTTTATTACAAATTTATGTGACTTTTTTATTTCTTATAGAATCAAATTTGTTGAAAAATTAATCGAAGAAAAAGCGAATATCAATCTAATCACTCAATTTTCATTAGAAAAAGATTCTTCTTTTATAAAAAAAGTAGGATTTAATTCGTTTTTTAAAATTCTAAATAATCCAAATTACTCTTCAATTTATTCAATAATAAAAACAATTCTATTTGCAATCCATTTTTCTTTTAAAAGCAATAAAAATAACGTTTTTCATATCATTACAATAATTCCCATTATTTCTTTTGGCATTCCTCTGAGATTTTTAAATCGAAAATGTATTTTTGATGTTACTGGTTTAGGAAGCGTATTCAGCTCTTCTAAATTAAAACATAAATTGATTCGCCCAATAATTATGTTGTTATACAAATATATTTTTTCTGGGAAAAACTCCCGAGTGATTGTCCAAAACAAAGATGATTTTAATATTTTTAAAAATACGTTAAAAATAAATTCCGAAAATATATTTTTAATTGGCATTGGTGTTGATATTTATAAATTTATCTATGACCAAGATTTAAGGCAAACAGATGAACCCATCATTTTAGTTCCTGCAAGACTAATCAAAGAAAAAGGAATATTTGAGGCGTCAGAAGCTTCTAAAATTTTAACACAAAAAGGAGTCAGGCATAAAATTTGGTTTGCAGGAGATATCCATCCACAAAATCCATTGAGCCTAAATAAATCGGACATCGATAATATAAAAAAGGACTCGCCCAATGTTGTTTTTCTTGGACAACAAACAAATATGATTGAGTTGTACAAAAAATCATATATCGTCTGTCTTCCTTCCTATCGAGAAGGAGTGCCCCGCGTCCTTGTCGAAGCATCTGCTTGCGGACGTCCTTGCATAACTTATGACTCCCCGGGTTGTCGTGACTTTGTCATAAATAACGAAACAGGCTTTACTGTGCCAATGCAATCTATTAAAGAATTAGCCGAGGCTATTGAAATATTGATTAAGAATCCGGCTAAAGCGAATTTTTTTAGGGAAAAAGCTCACGAAAACGTAATGAATAACTACACTTCAGAAAAAATTTCAGCACTTATTTTGAACGTTTATAATCATATTTAG
- a CDS encoding DegT/DnrJ/EryC1/StrS family aminotransferase → MGYLSASNIEKRIIKSVYNPRIVSSFKNNFILFPHESTFYYAYCRHALKNALLILNIKAGDTVLLPAFICKDILSSIHSMSAIPSFYHVNESLEMLEEPENLPNAKAIIAVNFFGFPQNLDKFKKYCSLSNAYLIEDNAHGFLSKDSKNEFLGKRGDVGLYSIRKTLAIPNGAALLINSNKIKINPDIVNKINENTQTNNFKFKNMLRKFVNYSGIWHIIFLLFIIRTLRKFKTGDIYPKSSAQDEYNLPNEKKAHHLLFYYLKHLIEDEEIKRRRELYSFVEKILIGCPCNPVFPFLPENTAPYLYPFYAEAKDIKFIRKVLSGYHLECFPWPDLPSEIENNCPKYYKNVWGVRFLW, encoded by the coding sequence TTGGGCTATTTAAGCGCTTCAAATATCGAAAAAAGAATTATTAAATCGGTATATAATCCAAGAATTGTTAGTAGCTTTAAAAATAATTTTATTTTATTTCCACATGAAAGTACTTTCTATTATGCATATTGCCGACATGCACTCAAAAATGCATTATTAATTTTAAATATAAAAGCGGGAGATACTGTTTTATTGCCTGCTTTTATTTGTAAAGATATTCTTTCATCAATTCATAGCATGTCTGCAATACCAAGCTTTTATCATGTAAATGAATCTCTAGAAATGCTTGAAGAACCCGAAAATCTTCCTAATGCGAAAGCAATTATTGCAGTTAATTTTTTTGGTTTTCCTCAAAATCTAGATAAATTTAAAAAATATTGCAGTTTATCCAATGCTTATTTAATTGAAGATAATGCTCACGGATTTTTAAGTAAAGATTCTAAAAATGAATTTTTAGGCAAAAGAGGAGATGTGGGATTATATAGTATTCGTAAAACATTAGCCATACCAAATGGTGCTGCGTTATTAATAAATTCAAATAAAATCAAAATAAATCCAGATATAGTTAATAAAATTAATGAAAATACGCAAACAAATAATTTTAAATTCAAAAATATGTTAAGAAAATTTGTTAATTATTCTGGAATTTGGCATATTATTTTTCTATTATTCATAATTAGAACATTAAGAAAATTTAAAACTGGTGATATTTACCCAAAATCAAGTGCTCAAGATGAATATAATTTGCCAAACGAGAAAAAGGCACATCATTTATTATTTTATTATTTAAAGCACCTAATAGAAGACGAGGAAATAAAAAGAAGGAGGGAATTATATTCTTTTGTAGAAAAAATATTAATTGGTTGTCCTTGTAATCCCGTATTTCCATTTTTGCCAGAAAATACGGCGCCCTATTTATATCCTTTTTATGCAGAAGCAAAAGATATTAAATTCATAAGAAAAGTACTTTCAGGCTATCATTTAGAGTGTTTTCCTTGGCCAGATCTTCCTTCTGAAATTGAAAATAACTGCCCTAAATATTATAAAAATGTATGGGGGGTAAGATTTTTATGGTAA
- a CDS encoding NAD-dependent epimerase/dehydratase family protein — protein sequence MENKKMKVLVTGAGGYLGTQIVSYLDQTNFYSLRLLTSKIDLIEKLNLINSEVVSVPFFEISDFTNICDGIEMVIHLSALDNKECLENPSFAIYFNITQTMRLIAAASQLKIKRFIYMSTIHVYGNALKKKTDNDRIEINENTLTEPLTTYAITHKSAEDFILSICSQNGIEGCILRLSNSFGYPYNINNLSGCKLLVNELCNQSVIDKKLVLKSGGKAVLNFMPVSSICYLISEILKANFSVHGIFNLGSNTSLSIYEMAKLVAKRCLLKFNYEPEITIPTHFKNSQITNKQNDFYYSNEKIKKFGFLNNLDLEKEIDLTILQFFEYNKLRNECIH from the coding sequence ATGGAAAATAAAAAGATGAAGGTTCTTGTTACAGGAGCTGGTGGTTATTTAGGAACTCAAATTGTTTCCTATTTAGATCAAACAAATTTTTATTCTTTACGCCTTTTGACAAGTAAAATAGATTTAATTGAAAAATTGAACTTAATAAATTCTGAAGTGGTAAGTGTTCCATTTTTTGAAATTTCTGATTTTACAAATATTTGTGACGGAATTGAAATGGTCATTCATTTATCTGCTTTAGATAATAAAGAGTGTCTTGAGAACCCAAGTTTTGCTATTTATTTTAACATAACGCAGACAATGAGATTGATTGCAGCCGCAAGTCAATTAAAAATAAAGCGCTTTATTTATATGTCTACAATTCATGTATATGGCAATGCATTAAAAAAGAAAACTGATAATGATCGCATAGAGATTAATGAAAATACTTTAACAGAACCTTTAACTACATATGCAATTACTCATAAATCAGCCGAAGATTTTATCCTTTCAATTTGTAGTCAAAATGGTATAGAAGGCTGTATTTTGCGACTATCTAATAGTTTCGGATATCCTTATAATATAAATAATTTATCTGGTTGTAAATTGCTCGTTAATGAGCTTTGTAATCAATCTGTAATTGATAAAAAACTTGTTTTAAAATCGGGTGGAAAAGCTGTATTGAATTTTATGCCTGTAAGTAGTATCTGTTATTTAATCTCAGAAATCCTTAAGGCAAATTTTAGCGTACATGGAATATTTAATTTAGGTTCAAATACTTCTTTATCTATCTACGAAATGGCTAAATTGGTCGCAAAAAGATGCTTACTTAAGTTTAACTATGAACCTGAAATAACAATTCCAACGCATTTTAAAAATAGTCAAATTACAAATAAACAGAATGATTTTTATTATTCTAATGAGAAAATCAAAAAATTTGGTTTTTTGAATAATCTTGATTTAGAAAAAGAAATTGATTTAACCATTTTACAGTTTTTTGAATATAATAAATTGAGGAATGAATGTATTCATTAG
- a CDS encoding class I SAM-dependent methyltransferase: MKLCLDCKNEIENFEIECVNCSRCFDTSNKFIKNLLLNKDFSEGLQSYDSNLYSKLFLLEKGNFWFEYRNRLIYWILQKYFSSCESFLEVGCGTGFVLEMFKRSKTIPLLFGSDLFKDGLEFASERVPQTYFFQLNLMEKIPFINEFNVIGGFDVLEHIEDDFIAINNIYTACKPGGGVIITVPQHKLLWSKSDEIACHFRRYEKKELIFLIQKAGFDVVFVSSFISLLFPLMLISRLFPFSSKNRTVLDELKIGFILNLFFKIVCKIEYIIIKTGIKIPIGGSLLIVGKKKVE; encoded by the coding sequence ATGAAATTATGTCTGGATTGTAAAAATGAAATTGAAAATTTTGAAATAGAATGTGTTAATTGCTCTAGATGCTTTGACACTTCAAATAAATTTATTAAGAATTTATTACTTAATAAAGATTTTAGCGAAGGTTTACAAAGTTATGATTCAAATCTTTATTCAAAGCTTTTTCTACTTGAAAAAGGTAATTTTTGGTTTGAATATCGAAATAGATTAATTTATTGGATACTGCAAAAATATTTTTCTTCATGTGAAAGTTTTTTGGAAGTAGGTTGTGGTACCGGATTTGTGCTTGAAATGTTTAAGAGAAGTAAAACAATTCCTTTATTGTTTGGAAGTGATCTGTTTAAAGATGGATTAGAATTTGCATCTGAACGTGTTCCGCAAACATATTTTTTTCAATTAAATCTTATGGAGAAAATTCCTTTTATTAATGAATTTAATGTTATTGGAGGCTTTGATGTTCTTGAACACATTGAAGATGATTTTATCGCGATAAATAATATATATACTGCTTGTAAACCTGGAGGGGGAGTAATTATTACTGTACCTCAACATAAATTATTATGGAGTAAATCAGATGAAATTGCATGTCATTTTAGGAGATATGAAAAAAAAGAGCTAATTTTTTTAATTCAAAAAGCGGGATTTGATGTAGTTTTTGTTTCTTCTTTTATAAGTCTTTTATTTCCATTAATGCTTATTTCTCGTTTATTCCCTTTTTCTTCAAAAAATAGAACTGTATTAGATGAATTAAAAATTGGATTCATATTGAATTTATTTTTTAAAATTGTATGCAAAATTGAGTATATAATTATTAAAACTGGAATAAAAATTCCAATTGGAGGATCTCTCCTTATAGTTGGAAAGAAGAAGGTGGAATAA
- a CDS encoding peptidoglycan bridge formation glycyltransferase FemA/FemB family protein: MVNWKELNTTTELQSWESFFNLQTHKIIFQNYLWGDYKSQFGWKPYRFLKKDQATDETIAQIQTLVKIYSIKIPFLWTFQCAVIWIPGITNEMSKHLDSEFINYIKHKLNIKRIYIRTSIFSQYSNLCSIILRSLNWQRALTPIISGVSMEHNLSDELSVLEKKMSSNWRHNLRRGLNKNISVLKWENPNVAEMMSIYKNMENLKDIDEQFSSNEIEKLLYYFKDSLIIFKALNDKNETIAFRGCIIWGNNGFDFFAAANEEARKIYASHVLLWEILKYCKQNNVSHYDMCGIDPVNGKGVYNFKRGSGASELEYMGEWESSTSTILKLLINWKIGRNSKKSV, translated from the coding sequence ATGGTAAATTGGAAAGAATTAAATACAACTACAGAACTTCAATCATGGGAGAGTTTTTTTAATCTCCAAACTCATAAAATAATTTTTCAAAATTATTTATGGGGGGATTATAAAAGCCAATTTGGTTGGAAGCCGTATCGATTTCTTAAAAAAGATCAAGCGACAGACGAAACAATCGCTCAAATACAAACACTCGTTAAAATATATTCAATAAAAATTCCATTTCTGTGGACTTTTCAATGTGCTGTCATTTGGATACCAGGTATTACAAATGAAATGTCCAAACACCTTGATTCTGAGTTTATCAATTATATAAAACACAAATTGAATATAAAGCGTATATACATTAGAACATCTATCTTTTCTCAATATTCAAATCTATGTAGTATCATTTTAAGAAGTTTAAATTGGCAGCGAGCACTCACTCCTATTATTTCAGGAGTGAGCATGGAACATAACTTAAGTGATGAGTTATCTGTTTTAGAAAAAAAAATGAGTTCAAATTGGAGACATAATTTAAGAAGGGGTTTAAATAAAAATATTTCTGTTCTAAAATGGGAAAATCCAAACGTTGCAGAAATGATGTCCATTTATAAAAATATGGAAAACTTAAAAGATATTGATGAGCAATTTTCTTCAAATGAAATTGAAAAATTATTATACTATTTCAAAGATAGTCTTATCATATTTAAAGCTTTAAATGATAAAAATGAAACTATTGCTTTTCGCGGATGTATTATTTGGGGAAACAATGGATTTGATTTTTTTGCTGCTGCAAATGAAGAAGCTAGAAAAATATATGCTTCACATGTTTTACTCTGGGAAATTTTAAAATACTGTAAACAAAATAATGTTTCACATTATGATATGTGTGGAATTGATCCCGTAAATGGGAAAGGTGTTTATAATTTCAAAAGAGGGAGTGGTGCATCAGAATTAGAATATATGGGTGAATGGGAATCATCGACTTCAACTATTCTGAAGCTTCTTATTAACTGGAAAATAGGAAGGAATTCGAAAAAAAGTGTTTAA
- a CDS encoding glycosyltransferase family 2 protein: MYSLENNKVNPVVTVIIPTYNHAEKLNLAIKSLIKQTFTAWKVIVVNNYSTDNTVDIVNSFSDKRIQLFNFSNNGIIAASRNYAMKLADTEFIAFLDSDDIWYENKLELCIVSLNKGFDLVCHGEAIVKDGTKINDRLYGPLKNASFENLIFKGSALSPSAVVMRLCFAQKIGFMSEDSSIITAEDYDFWINLTKNRDIKMKFINDILGEYHLYENNASSAIEKHNNAVINVVNNHYFSEIDKNLYNLYRYKKRISIVFYIKSRQYFEKKNYRSGFKNLFNLILTFPDIIRVFILILFLFRVLFGDFRKLKK, translated from the coding sequence ATGTATTCATTAGAAAATAATAAAGTAAATCCTGTTGTAACAGTGATAATACCTACGTATAATCATGCAGAAAAATTGAATCTAGCAATAAAGTCACTCATCAAACAAACTTTTACAGCTTGGAAAGTTATTGTTGTAAATAATTACTCTACTGATAATACTGTGGATATTGTAAACTCCTTTTCAGATAAACGAATTCAATTATTTAATTTTTCGAATAATGGTATAATTGCTGCATCGCGAAATTATGCCATGAAATTAGCAGATACAGAGTTTATTGCATTTTTAGATTCTGATGACATATGGTATGAAAATAAATTAGAATTATGTATTGTGTCTTTAAATAAGGGTTTTGATTTGGTTTGTCACGGAGAAGCGATTGTTAAAGATGGCACAAAAATAAATGATAGATTATATGGCCCTCTAAAAAACGCATCTTTTGAAAATTTAATATTTAAAGGAAGTGCTTTGAGTCCTTCTGCAGTTGTAATGAGATTATGTTTTGCACAGAAAATTGGATTTATGAGTGAAGATAGCTCTATTATAACAGCAGAGGATTATGATTTTTGGATAAATCTTACAAAAAATAGAGATATAAAAATGAAATTTATAAATGATATTTTAGGAGAATATCATTTGTATGAGAATAATGCGAGCAGTGCTATAGAAAAGCATAATAATGCAGTTATTAATGTGGTTAATAATCATTACTTTTCTGAAATAGATAAAAATTTATATAATCTATATAGGTATAAAAAAAGAATTTCTATTGTTTTTTATATTAAATCCAGGCAATATTTTGAGAAAAAAAACTATAGAAGTGGATTTAAGAATTTATTTAATTTAATTTTAACGTTTCCAGATATTATAAGAGTATTTATTTTGATTTTATTTTTGTTTAGAGTTTTATTTGGAGATTTTAGAAAATTAAAAAAATGA